In Halostella salina, a single window of DNA contains:
- the gcvH gene encoding glycine cleavage system protein GcvH codes for MSFDAPDDRGYLESHEWAHEDDGTVRIGITDFAQDELGDVVFVEVPDVGDDVTKGDEFGVVESIKAVSDLYSPVSGEVTAVNEELFDAPELVNDDPFGDGWMLAVDPSDPDELDELMSAAEYREQVE; via the coding sequence ATGAGCTTCGACGCACCCGACGACCGCGGCTACCTGGAATCGCACGAGTGGGCACACGAGGACGACGGCACCGTCCGCATCGGCATCACCGACTTCGCGCAGGACGAACTCGGCGACGTGGTGTTCGTCGAGGTGCCGGACGTGGGCGACGACGTGACCAAGGGCGACGAGTTCGGCGTCGTCGAGAGCATCAAGGCCGTCTCGGACCTGTACTCACCCGTCTCCGGCGAGGTGACGGCAGTCAACGAAGAGCTGTTCGACGCCCCCGAACTCGTCAACGACGACCCATTCGGCGACGGCTGGATGCTGGCGGTCGACCCGTCCGACCCGGACGAACTGGACGAACTCATGTCCGCGGCGGAGTACCGCGAGCAGGTGGAGTAG
- a CDS encoding HalOD1 output domain-containing protein — MKDGNHPVEDETVRRQFEWSDTSPSVAVAETVALAADSEPTLIDPLFEELDPGALDAVVRSDGAAEPTVSFTVCEYEVTVSSDGEVVVRPAERSA, encoded by the coding sequence ATGAAAGATGGGAATCACCCTGTCGAAGACGAAACGGTTCGCCGGCAGTTCGAATGGTCGGACACGAGTCCGTCCGTCGCGGTCGCCGAGACCGTCGCGCTCGCAGCCGACAGCGAGCCGACGCTGATCGATCCGCTGTTCGAGGAACTCGACCCGGGGGCGCTCGACGCAGTCGTCCGATCGGACGGCGCGGCGGAGCCGACGGTGTCGTTTACGGTCTGTGAGTACGAAGTGACCGTCAGCAGTGACGGCGAGGTCGTGGTGCGACCTGCGGAACGCAGCGCGTGA
- a CDS encoding TrmB family transcriptional regulator: MNRDNTLEEAIDVLQQLGLKEYEAKCFVGLSRMETGTAKQLSEVVEVPRTRIYDAIRVLEAQGLVEVQHTSPQRFRAVPLEEAAETLRTQYESRVDRLRNALDEAEPVDTGDDSPVQEVWSMSGKAAVANRTGDLVAEADTEVVLVVADGDLLTEDLVNDLNAVDDDIDLLVGAVTASLEERIRDAVPRAETFISGLEWLHSDAETETAIGRLLLVDRSTILVSSIIPETGEEQAIFGRGFGNGLVVIARRLMAQGLLAERDPAADD; encoded by the coding sequence ATGAATCGAGACAACACTTTGGAAGAAGCGATAGACGTCCTTCAGCAGCTCGGTCTCAAGGAGTACGAGGCGAAATGCTTCGTCGGGCTGTCGCGCATGGAGACCGGGACTGCGAAACAGCTCAGCGAGGTCGTCGAGGTGCCTCGGACGCGCATCTACGACGCGATCCGCGTGCTGGAGGCACAGGGCCTCGTCGAGGTCCAGCACACCAGCCCCCAGCGGTTCCGGGCCGTGCCGCTGGAGGAGGCGGCGGAGACGCTCCGCACCCAGTACGAGAGCCGTGTCGACCGGCTTCGGAACGCGCTCGACGAGGCCGAACCGGTCGACACGGGGGACGACAGCCCGGTACAGGAGGTGTGGTCGATGTCCGGGAAGGCGGCGGTCGCGAACAGGACGGGGGACCTCGTGGCGGAGGCCGACACCGAGGTGGTGCTGGTCGTCGCTGACGGCGACCTCCTGACGGAGGACCTGGTGAACGACCTGAACGCCGTCGACGACGACATCGACCTGCTGGTCGGCGCGGTGACGGCGTCGCTGGAGGAGCGCATCCGCGACGCCGTGCCGCGCGCAGAGACGTTCATCTCGGGGCTGGAGTGGCTCCACAGCGATGCCGAGACCGAGACGGCGATCGGCCGGCTGTTGCTCGTCGACCGGTCGACGATCCTCGTGAGTTCGATCATCCCGGAGACGGGTGAGGAACAGGCTATCTTCGGCCGGGGCTTTGGCAACGGGCTCGTCGTGATCGCACGGCGGCTCATGGCTCAGGGGCTGCTGGCCGAGCGGGACCCGGCCGCGGACGACTGA
- a CDS encoding DUF7344 domain-containing protein encodes MSDAQRDAHLDLMADESRRKTVNFLHHEATGPVSLEELVDNVHKPPPGTGDAKDRESVAVELHHIHLPRLAEHDIVAYDPESRLVSYQPDEQAAASLGSLLDTVASDD; translated from the coding sequence AGCGGGACGCACACCTTGATCTGATGGCGGACGAGTCTCGTCGGAAAACGGTCAACTTCCTGCACCACGAGGCAACCGGACCGGTGTCGCTGGAGGAGCTCGTCGACAACGTCCACAAGCCCCCGCCCGGGACGGGGGACGCGAAAGACAGGGAGTCCGTCGCGGTCGAACTTCATCACATACACCTGCCGAGGCTAGCGGAACACGACATCGTCGCGTACGACCCGGAGTCCCGGCTCGTCAGCTACCAGCCGGACGAACAGGCCGCAGCGTCGCTCGGATCGCTTCTCGACACCGTGGCCAGCGACGACTGA